In Streptomyces chartreusis NRRL 3882, the following are encoded in one genomic region:
- a CDS encoding SpoIIE family protein phosphatase → MSEIPAKATESEDPSEGARAMAADGLASAVGGALAADGVQPGDAMWQSSPPGSIYDYIKVASFSIGPDGLVDQWSLRAEHLFGIPAERAVGMDPIETFIDPRLRERGMRKMAEILDGREWTGVVPFRMPKGTEGECGQEGLAEVYVMPTRTEDGEKAAVCIVVDVRTLRSIETDLAASQAIFSQSPFGFLLIDSDLRVRRVNQRFASIFGGSPDDHRGKGVHDYLQRGEAERVAATLRRVLETGSSITDMHVTGFVPGSDERRHWSVNLYRVHSGSGRPIGVAWLGIDITARRAAAREAAAARRNLALLNEAGARIGNSLDLETTARQLLDVVVPGFCDLATVDLYQGLLVGDETPPGLADGSGELRRVAFASAVSDAPFAGTGVPVAVGAVHHYPFNSPCADALRTARPQTVPGEDGGLVQSTLAVPMVAHDTVVGLVQFARTKGSEPFGDRDRDLAVELAARAAVCIDNARLYRREHERALILQRSLLPPGDPEASGLDIACRYLPGNANTGRPSEVGGDWFDVIELPGHRTALVVGDVMGRGLRAAVAMGELRTAVRTLAQLDLEPAEVLSQLDEIARGLGAPGGVQQATRAARRPREADLSEVYLATCVYAVYDSVTRRCTFANAGHLPPVLVEPGESALMLDVPPGLPLGVGGEPFEEVEVELPEGALLALYTDGLVESRDHPLDEGLQAFVSTLSDPTQPLEDVCDHVLNTLDTHHGEDDIALLMARVQGLPTESVGDWTLPREPRSVGRAREYARAQLLSWDMEPLVDTTELLVSELVTNALRYGEGEIRLRLLLDRTLVCEVWDSGLVQPRRRRARDTDEGGRGLQLVGLLSAAWGSRRTPRGKTVWFELPLPGGETSLTDPAEALLSLF, encoded by the coding sequence GTGAGCGAGATACCAGCGAAGGCCACGGAGTCCGAGGACCCGTCGGAGGGCGCGAGGGCGATGGCCGCGGACGGCCTGGCTTCCGCGGTGGGAGGTGCGCTCGCGGCCGACGGGGTGCAGCCCGGGGACGCCATGTGGCAGAGCAGTCCCCCCGGATCCATCTACGACTACATCAAGGTCGCGTCCTTCTCCATCGGCCCCGACGGGCTCGTCGACCAGTGGAGCCTGCGCGCCGAGCACCTCTTCGGCATCCCCGCCGAACGCGCGGTCGGCATGGACCCCATCGAGACGTTCATCGACCCGCGCCTGCGCGAGCGGGGCATGCGCAAGATGGCCGAGATCCTCGACGGCCGCGAGTGGACCGGCGTGGTGCCCTTCCGGATGCCGAAGGGCACCGAGGGGGAGTGCGGGCAGGAGGGGCTCGCCGAGGTGTACGTCATGCCGACGCGCACCGAGGACGGCGAGAAGGCCGCCGTCTGCATCGTCGTCGACGTGCGCACGCTGCGCAGCATCGAGACCGACCTCGCCGCCTCGCAGGCCATTTTCAGTCAATCCCCGTTCGGTTTCCTGCTGATCGACTCCGACCTGCGGGTCCGCCGCGTCAACCAGCGGTTCGCGTCCATCTTCGGCGGCTCGCCCGACGACCACCGCGGCAAGGGAGTCCACGACTACCTGCAGCGCGGCGAGGCCGAGCGGGTCGCCGCCACGCTGCGCCGCGTGCTGGAAACCGGCAGCTCCATCACCGACATGCACGTCACGGGCTTCGTGCCGGGCTCCGACGAGCGCCGCCACTGGTCCGTCAACCTCTACCGCGTGCACAGCGGTTCGGGCCGGCCCATCGGGGTCGCCTGGCTCGGGATCGACATCACCGCCCGCCGCGCCGCCGCCCGCGAGGCCGCCGCCGCCCGCCGCAACCTCGCCCTGCTGAACGAGGCCGGCGCCCGCATCGGCAACTCCCTCGACCTGGAGACCACGGCCCGGCAGCTCCTCGACGTCGTCGTGCCCGGCTTCTGCGACCTGGCCACCGTCGACCTCTACCAGGGCCTGCTGGTCGGCGACGAAACCCCGCCCGGACTCGCCGACGGCAGCGGCGAGCTGCGCCGGGTGGCCTTCGCCAGTGCCGTCTCCGACGCGCCCTTCGCCGGCACCGGCGTGCCCGTCGCCGTCGGCGCCGTCCACCACTACCCGTTCAACTCGCCCTGCGCGGACGCCCTGCGCACGGCCCGCCCGCAGACCGTCCCCGGCGAGGACGGCGGGCTCGTGCAGTCCACGCTCGCCGTCCCGATGGTCGCCCACGACACCGTCGTCGGGCTCGTGCAGTTCGCCCGTACGAAGGGCAGCGAGCCGTTCGGCGACCGCGACCGGGACCTGGCCGTCGAACTCGCCGCCCGTGCCGCGGTCTGCATCGACAACGCCCGCCTCTACCGGCGCGAGCACGAACGCGCGTTGATACTGCAGCGGTCCCTGCTCCCGCCCGGCGACCCGGAGGCCTCGGGCCTCGACATCGCCTGCCGCTACCTGCCCGGCAACGCCAACACCGGCCGGCCCAGCGAGGTCGGCGGCGACTGGTTCGACGTCATAGAACTCCCCGGGCACCGCACCGCGCTGGTCGTCGGCGACGTCATGGGCCGTGGCCTGCGCGCGGCCGTCGCCATGGGTGAACTCCGCACGGCCGTGCGCACGCTGGCGCAGCTCGACCTGGAACCCGCCGAGGTGCTCTCCCAGTTGGACGAGATCGCCCGCGGCCTCGGTGCCCCCGGAGGCGTCCAGCAGGCGACCCGGGCGGCCCGCCGCCCCCGCGAGGCGGACCTGTCGGAGGTGTACCTCGCCACCTGTGTCTACGCCGTCTACGACTCCGTCACCCGGCGCTGCACCTTCGCCAACGCGGGCCATCTGCCGCCCGTCCTGGTCGAGCCGGGCGAGTCGGCCCTGATGCTCGACGTGCCGCCGGGCCTGCCGCTCGGCGTCGGCGGTGAGCCCTTCGAGGAAGTCGAGGTCGAACTGCCCGAAGGCGCCCTGCTCGCGCTCTACACGGATGGACTGGTCGAAAGCCGCGATCACCCCCTCGACGAGGGCCTCCAGGCGTTCGTCAGCACCCTCTCCGATCCCACCCAGCCCCTGGAGGACGTGTGCGACCACGTCCTCAACACCCTCGACACCCATCACGGCGAGGACGACATCGCGTTGCTGATGGCACGTGTACAGGGACTGCCCACCGAGTCCGTCGGCGACTGGACCCTGCCGCGCGAGCCGCGCAGCGTGGGCCGGGCCCGCGAGTACGCGCGCGCCCAGCTGCTCAGCTGGGACATGGAACCGCTGGTCGACACCACGGAGCTCCTGGTCAGCGAACTCGTCACCAACGCCCTGCGCTACGGCGAGGGCGAGATCCGTCTGCGTCTGCTGCTGGACCGCACCCTGGTCTGCGAGGTCTGGGACTCAGGCCTGGTCCAGCCCCGCCGCCGCCGGGCCCGCGACACCGACGAGGGCGGCCGGGGCCTCCAGCTGGTCGGCCTCCTGAGCGCCGCGTGGGGCTCCCGTCGCACGCCCAGGGGCAAGACGGTGTGGTTCGAACTGCCCCTGCCGGGTGGCGAAACGAGCCTGACGGACCCGGCGGAGGCGCTGCTGAGCCTGTTCTAG
- a CDS encoding ATP-binding protein: MKPDMGGPDAGEVIGVIDTEGDRAEWTFPAEPGAVRTARQAVRGQLRGWGLDSLADLTALLVSELVTNALRHATGPIGVRLVRPSELNAVLLVEVSDPLPDPPRERAARPEDESGRGLYLVASSCRRWGTRSGGVGKTVWFELAVPE, translated from the coding sequence ATGAAACCGGACATGGGTGGGCCCGATGCCGGGGAAGTGATCGGCGTGATCGACACCGAAGGTGACCGCGCCGAGTGGACCTTTCCCGCCGAGCCGGGCGCCGTGCGCACCGCCCGCCAGGCCGTCCGCGGGCAACTCCGCGGCTGGGGCCTCGACAGCCTCGCCGACCTCACGGCGTTGTTGGTCAGCGAGTTGGTCACCAACGCCCTGCGGCACGCCACGGGCCCCATAGGCGTCCGCCTGGTCCGTCCCTCCGAACTGAACGCCGTCCTCCTGGTGGAGGTCTCCGACCCGCTCCCGGACCCGCCCCGCGAGCGCGCCGCCAGGCCCGAGGACGAGAGCGGCCGGGGGCTGTACCTGGTGGCCTCCTCCTGTCGCCGCTGGGGCACCCGGTCCGGCGGCGTGGGCAAGACCGTGTGGTTCGAACTCGCCGTTCCGGAGTGA
- a CDS encoding (deoxy)nucleoside triphosphate pyrophosphohydrolase, whose protein sequence is MSERIVVVGAALVDDGRLLAARRSAPVELAGRWELPGGKVEPGETADTALVRELREELGVDAEAGGRVPGEWPLKSPYVLHVWTARLRPGSAAPKPLEDHDELRWLGPDEIWDVDWLDQDVPAVRQTLAHLGPLGGPRRGEAPGA, encoded by the coding sequence ATGAGTGAGCGGATCGTCGTCGTGGGCGCCGCGCTGGTCGACGACGGGCGGCTGCTGGCCGCCCGGCGCAGCGCGCCCGTCGAGTTGGCCGGGCGCTGGGAGCTGCCCGGCGGCAAGGTCGAGCCGGGCGAGACGGCCGACACGGCGCTCGTGCGGGAGCTGCGCGAGGAACTCGGCGTCGATGCCGAGGCCGGCGGGCGGGTCCCGGGGGAGTGGCCGCTGAAGTCGCCGTACGTGCTGCACGTGTGGACCGCGCGACTGCGGCCCGGCTCCGCCGCCCCCAAGCCCCTTGAGGACCACGACGAACTGCGCTGGCTCGGCCCCGACGAGATCTGGGACGTGGACTGGCTCGACCAGGACGTGCCCGCGGTACGGCAGACGCTCGCGCATCTGGGACCTCTCGGCGGCCCCCGTCGGGGAGAAGCGCCCGGCGCCTGA
- a CDS encoding SPOR domain-containing protein: MNDSTITLPWLVIREDDNGNRYRVGRYATRAEAQRIADSLDDRGHKRLYWVERLGQHGPGGAHD, encoded by the coding sequence ATGAACGACAGCACGATCACTCTTCCCTGGCTCGTGATACGAGAGGACGACAACGGCAACCGCTACCGGGTGGGCCGGTACGCGACCCGGGCCGAGGCCCAGAGGATCGCGGACAGCCTCGACGACCGCGGTCACAAGCGGCTGTACTGGGTCGAGCGGCTGGGTCAGCACGGGCCGGGAGGGGCGCACGACTGA
- a CDS encoding GntR family transcriptional regulator, whose protein sequence is MTFGEQPAYLRVAGDLRKKIVDGQLPPHTRLPSQARIRQEYGVSDTVALEARKVLMAEGLVEGRSGSGTYVRERPVPRRIARSGYRPTGGATPFRQEQADGEGRGTWESSSEQSEASVAVAERLGIEPGERVMCTKYLFREGGEAMMLSTSWEPLAVTGRTPVMLPEEGPLGGMGVVERMRAIDVIVDNVTEEVGARPGLAEELLVLGGVPGHVVLVIQRTFYASGRPVETADVVIPADRYRVAYHLPVK, encoded by the coding sequence GTGACATTCGGTGAGCAGCCGGCGTACCTGCGCGTCGCGGGTGATCTCCGCAAGAAGATCGTCGACGGTCAGCTGCCACCGCACACCCGCCTCCCCTCCCAGGCCAGAATCCGCCAGGAGTACGGCGTCTCGGACACCGTCGCGCTGGAGGCCCGCAAGGTGCTCATGGCGGAGGGCCTGGTCGAGGGCCGCTCCGGCTCGGGTACCTACGTGCGCGAGCGGCCCGTGCCCCGGCGCATCGCCCGCTCCGGATACCGCCCGACCGGCGGGGCCACGCCGTTCCGTCAGGAGCAGGCCGACGGCGAGGGGCGCGGCACCTGGGAGTCCAGCAGCGAGCAGTCCGAGGCCAGCGTCGCGGTCGCCGAGCGGCTGGGCATCGAACCGGGCGAGCGCGTGATGTGCACGAAGTACCTCTTCCGCGAGGGTGGCGAGGCGATGATGCTCTCCACTTCCTGGGAGCCGCTCGCCGTCACGGGCCGTACGCCGGTGATGCTGCCGGAGGAGGGGCCGCTCGGCGGCATGGGTGTCGTCGAGCGCATGCGCGCGATCGACGTGATCGTGGACAACGTCACCGAGGAGGTCGGCGCCCGCCCCGGCCTCGCCGAGGAGCTCCTCGTCCTCGGGGGCGTCCCCGGTCATGTCGTCCTGGTCATCCAGCGCACGTTCTACGCCTCCGGCCGCCCGGTCGAGACGGCCGACGTGGTCATCCCGGCCGATCGGTACCGGGTCGCCTACCACCTTCCGGTCAAGTAG
- a CDS encoding DUF4190 domain-containing protein, with amino-acid sequence MSIPPPPGNQQPRDPYGPQPANWPQGAQGHSPCGPYGPTGRPYGAPVSVNALAVAALVLGVLCFLPAAGLVLGLIALRQIRRNGQSGRGLAIAGAVLSSVGVALWAVTLSTGVLSDAWEGFKDGAQGNESLLLKKGDCFDAPGGLEGDTYDVDPVSCEGGHDGEVFAVVTLPGGAFPGDAELTDIADERCYALQDQYAMDSWAMPADVDVYYLLPTRDSWRYGDRAVTCVFGNIDAKDQLTGSLRGDHTMLDTDQVVFLSAANAVDAALYEEPEKTPEDDLAGHRAWATQVHDVLGEQIGALRGHPWPSAARQPVARLVKDLEDAREEWARASQADDAESYYAHHDKAYEYVDGPATVTARKALGLAATPPSPDGTEGGDSEAQV; translated from the coding sequence GTGTCGATACCCCCGCCCCCCGGGAACCAGCAGCCCCGGGACCCGTACGGCCCGCAGCCTGCCAACTGGCCCCAGGGAGCCCAGGGGCACAGCCCCTGTGGCCCCTACGGCCCCACCGGCCGCCCGTACGGCGCGCCGGTCTCCGTCAACGCGCTCGCCGTCGCCGCGCTCGTCCTCGGGGTGCTCTGTTTCCTGCCCGCCGCGGGACTCGTGCTGGGGCTGATCGCGCTGCGGCAGATCAGGCGGAACGGCCAGAGCGGCCGGGGGCTGGCGATCGCCGGGGCCGTGCTGTCGTCCGTCGGGGTGGCGCTGTGGGCGGTGACGCTGTCCACGGGTGTGCTGTCCGACGCCTGGGAGGGGTTCAAGGACGGTGCGCAGGGCAACGAGAGCCTGTTGCTGAAGAAGGGCGACTGCTTCGACGCGCCCGGCGGTCTGGAGGGCGACACCTACGACGTCGACCCGGTGTCCTGCGAGGGCGGGCACGACGGCGAGGTGTTCGCGGTCGTGACACTGCCGGGCGGCGCCTTCCCGGGCGACGCCGAGCTCACGGACATCGCCGACGAGCGGTGCTACGCGCTCCAGGACCAGTACGCCATGGACTCCTGGGCGATGCCGGCCGACGTCGACGTGTACTACCTCCTGCCGACCCGGGACAGCTGGCGTTACGGCGACCGCGCGGTCACCTGCGTCTTCGGCAACATCGACGCGAAGGACCAGCTGACCGGCTCCCTGCGCGGGGACCACACCATGCTCGACACCGACCAGGTCGTCTTCCTGTCCGCGGCCAACGCCGTCGACGCGGCGCTGTACGAGGAGCCCGAAAAGACCCCGGAGGACGATCTCGCCGGCCACCGGGCCTGGGCCACCCAGGTGCACGACGTGCTCGGCGAGCAGATCGGGGCACTGCGCGGGCACCCCTGGCCGTCCGCCGCCCGGCAGCCGGTCGCCCGCCTGGTGAAGGACCTGGAGGACGCCCGGGAGGAGTGGGCGAGGGCGAGCCAGGCGGACGACGCGGAGTCGTACTACGCGCACCACGACAAGGCCTACGAGTACGTCGACGGCCCGGCGACCGTCACCGCGCGCAAGGCGCTCGGGCTCGCGGCGACGCCGCCCTCCCCGGACGGGACCGAGGGCGGTGACTCCGAAGCCCAGGTGTGA
- a CDS encoding serpin family protein produces MQTIETSVRAANRLTARWASGIRESTVFSAAGVWPLLALLAAGATGRAREELTEALGLPADRAGAAGRELLAVLAEVDGLESALGLWTERTVELREEWAARLPVGAHGVLTGEPEADGRALDTWAARRTGGLIERLPAALRPDTSLVLASALELRADWEVPFKGDFGGWLGRYGSAGLVREVPDIDSVSVARTGPGAVTRVVVRGDRAVDVHLLLGTEQMGPGEVLAAGTDLLAGTLDAVPGSRLPEGAAGPGLSVHKRRTHLPEPPSLTLFTVEFTLRSEHDLLASSALFGLTTATGDTPGPLPFQGVSPAPLVLCSARQVMTATFSAEGFKAAAVTTMSAIYQGRSPEEPPHEAVRVMAVIDRPFGLLAVHRETSLVLAAGWVTDPRPFPEDEDVCVPGTSGD; encoded by the coding sequence ATGCAGACGATCGAGACATCGGTACGGGCGGCGAACCGCCTCACGGCACGCTGGGCATCGGGGATCCGCGAGAGCACGGTGTTCTCGGCGGCCGGGGTCTGGCCGCTGCTGGCCCTCCTCGCGGCCGGCGCGACGGGCCGGGCGCGCGAGGAGCTGACGGAGGCACTCGGCCTGCCGGCGGACCGGGCGGGCGCGGCCGGGCGGGAGTTGCTCGCGGTGCTGGCGGAGGTGGACGGCCTGGAATCCGCACTGGGGTTGTGGACCGAACGGACCGTGGAGCTGCGGGAGGAATGGGCGGCGCGGCTTCCGGTGGGGGCGCACGGAGTGCTCACGGGCGAACCGGAGGCGGACGGACGCGCCCTGGACACGTGGGCCGCGCGGCGGACGGGCGGGCTGATCGAACGCCTGCCGGCGGCACTGCGGCCGGACACGTCTCTGGTGCTGGCGAGTGCGCTGGAGCTGCGGGCGGACTGGGAGGTGCCGTTCAAGGGCGATTTCGGCGGCTGGCTGGGCCGTTACGGCTCTGCCGGGCTGGTGCGGGAGGTTCCGGACATCGACAGCGTCTCGGTGGCCCGGACCGGCCCGGGAGCCGTCACGCGGGTGGTCGTGCGCGGGGACAGGGCAGTCGACGTCCATCTGTTGCTCGGCACGGAGCAGATGGGGCCGGGAGAGGTGCTGGCGGCCGGGACGGACCTGCTGGCGGGCACGCTCGACGCGGTACCGGGAAGCCGCCTCCCGGAGGGTGCCGCCGGTCCGGGCCTGTCCGTCCACAAGCGGCGCACCCACCTTCCCGAGCCGCCGTCCCTGACCCTGTTCACCGTGGAGTTCACCCTGCGCTCGGAGCACGACCTGCTGGCGTCGAGCGCCCTCTTCGGCCTGACCACGGCGACCGGTGACACCCCGGGCCCCCTCCCCTTCCAGGGCGTGAGCCCCGCGCCGCTCGTCCTGTGCTCCGCGCGGCAGGTCATGACGGCCACCTTCAGCGCGGAGGGCTTCAAGGCGGCCGCGGTGACCACGATGAGTGCCATCTACCAGGGCCGGTCGCCGGAGGAGCCGCCGCACGAGGCGGTCAGGGTGATGGCGGTTATCGACCGCCCCTTCGGCCTTCTCGCCGTGCACCGCGAGACGAGCCTCGTCCTCGCGGCGGGCTGGGTCACCGACCCGAGGCCCTTCCCGGAGGACGAGGACGTCTGCGTACCGGGCACGTCAGGAGACTGA
- a CDS encoding S8 family serine peptidase — protein sequence MAVMRTPHRPTRRRLAALGATATAALVASLVSALPAGAAPAASEGRIQYEDAAGAVADSYIVTLKTQKAGSAAGRALAHKYGADIERTYTKALNGYEIEASEAEAERLAADPAVASVVQNRTFGITGTQPSPPSWGLDRIDQKNLPLNSSYTYPDSAGEGVTAYVIDTGVRITHSDFGGRASYGYDAVDNDNTAQDGHGHGTHVAGTVAGGAYGVAKKARVVGVRVLNNSGQGTTAQVVAGIDWVARNAVKPAVANMSLGGPADTAIDTAVRNAVTAGVTFVVAAGNESTNASTRSPARVTEAVTVGATTSSDAKASYSNYGAVLDLFAPGSSITSAWNTGDSATNTISGTSMASPHVAGAAALYLADNPTATPAQVSAALTAAATTGVVTSPGSGSPNRLLNVGGGTTTPPGPRFENTTDQAIADNATAESPVTVSGVSGNAPSALAVEVHIVHTYIGDLQVQLIAPDGTAYTLKSYGTGGSADDIDTTYSVNASAEAANGTWKLRVSDNARFDTGRIDAWALQF from the coding sequence ATGGCAGTGATGCGTACTCCCCACAGGCCCACCCGGCGAAGACTGGCCGCGCTCGGCGCGACGGCCACCGCGGCGCTCGTCGCGAGCCTCGTCTCGGCCCTCCCCGCCGGCGCGGCCCCGGCCGCGTCCGAAGGGCGCATCCAGTACGAGGACGCGGCCGGCGCCGTCGCCGACAGCTACATCGTGACGCTGAAGACGCAGAAGGCCGGTTCCGCCGCGGGCCGGGCCCTCGCGCACAAGTACGGCGCCGACATCGAGCGCACGTACACCAAGGCCCTGAACGGCTACGAGATCGAGGCCTCCGAGGCCGAGGCGGAACGCCTCGCCGCCGACCCGGCCGTCGCCTCCGTGGTCCAGAACAGGACGTTCGGCATCACCGGGACCCAGCCCAGCCCGCCGTCCTGGGGCCTGGACCGCATCGACCAGAAAAACCTCCCGCTGAACAGCTCCTACACCTACCCCGATTCGGCCGGGGAGGGCGTCACGGCGTACGTCATCGACACCGGTGTCCGCATCACGCACAGCGACTTCGGCGGCCGCGCCTCCTACGGCTACGACGCCGTCGACAACGACAACACCGCCCAGGACGGCCACGGCCACGGCACACACGTCGCCGGCACGGTCGCAGGCGGTGCCTACGGCGTCGCCAAGAAGGCCAGGGTCGTCGGTGTCCGGGTGCTGAACAACTCCGGCCAGGGCACCACCGCCCAGGTCGTCGCGGGCATCGACTGGGTCGCGCGGAACGCGGTCAAGCCGGCCGTCGCCAACATGTCACTCGGCGGCCCCGCCGACACGGCCATCGACACGGCCGTACGCAACGCCGTCACCGCCGGCGTCACCTTCGTGGTCGCCGCCGGCAACGAGTCCACCAACGCCTCCACCCGGTCCCCGGCCCGCGTCACCGAGGCCGTCACGGTCGGCGCCACGACGTCGAGCGACGCGAAGGCGAGCTACTCCAACTACGGTGCCGTCCTGGACCTGTTCGCACCCGGCTCGTCCATCACCTCGGCCTGGAACACGGGCGACTCGGCGACCAACACCATCTCCGGTACGTCGATGGCCAGCCCGCACGTCGCCGGAGCCGCCGCCCTGTACCTGGCCGACAACCCCACGGCGACCCCCGCGCAGGTCTCCGCCGCGCTGACGGCCGCCGCCACCACCGGCGTCGTCACCAGCCCCGGCAGCGGCTCGCCCAACCGGCTCCTCAACGTCGGCGGCGGTACGACCACCCCGCCCGGACCGCGCTTCGAGAACACCACCGACCAGGCCATCGCCGACAACGCCACAGCCGAGTCCCCGGTGACCGTCTCCGGCGTCTCCGGCAACGCGCCCTCGGCCCTGGCCGTCGAGGTCCACATCGTCCACACGTACATCGGCGACCTCCAGGTCCAGCTGATCGCCCCCGACGGCACGGCGTACACGCTGAAGTCGTACGGCACCGGCGGCAGTGCGGACGACATCGACACCACGTACTCCGTGAACGCCTCCGCGGAGGCCGCCAACGGCACGTGGAAGCTGCGCGTGAGCGACAACGCCCGCTTCGACACCGGTCGGATCGACGCCTGGGCGCTCCAGTTCTGA
- a CDS encoding helix-turn-helix domain-containing protein gives MASLVLEELDRLRRRAEARLADRELRLVRSRLAEESGVSVKTISDWFNRKHAPRNLDHLLAVARILARWADCRPRCHASGPH, from the coding sequence GTGGCGTCGCTGGTGCTCGAGGAGCTCGACCGGTTACGCAGGCGGGCCGAGGCACGTCTCGCCGACCGTGAACTCCGCCTCGTACGGAGCAGACTGGCCGAGGAGTCCGGCGTTTCGGTCAAGACGATCAGCGACTGGTTCAACCGCAAGCACGCACCGCGGAACCTCGACCACCTGCTCGCGGTGGCCCGGATCCTGGCCCGCTGGGCCGACTGCCGCCCCCGATGCCACGCCAGTGGTCCGCACTGA